Within the Desulfonatronum thioautotrophicum genome, the region GCATCACGGACCTGGACCCCATACCGTACAATCTGCTCTTCGAGCGCTTCCTGAACGCCGAGCGAGTCAGCCTGCCGGATATCGACGTGGATTTCTGCTTTACCCGCCGGGAAGAGGTGCTCAAGTACGTTTCGGAAAAATACGGCCAGGACAACGTGGCCCAGATCATCACCTTCGGCCGGATGAAGGCCCGGGCCGCGGTGCGCGACGTGGGCCGGGCTTTGGGGCTGAAACCCGCGGAAACGGACAAGATCGCCAAGCTGGTGCCCGGTTCCCTGGGCATGACCATTGCCAAGGCCCTGGAGCAGGAGCCGGATCTGAAAAAACTGGCCGAGAACGACCCCACCGTGGGCCGGTTGATCGACATTTCCCTGCGCCTGGAAGGGCTGGCCCGCCACGCCTCCACCCATGCCGCGGGGGTGGTCCTCTCGGACCGGGCCATGGTGGAACACGTTCCCCTGTGCGTGGGCAAAAAGAAGGAAACCGTCACCCAGTGGGACATGAAGTGCGTGGAGAACGTAGGGCTGATCAAGTTCGATTTTCTGGGCTTGAAGACCCTCACCGTGATCCAGAACGCCGTGGATCTCATCCGCAACGGCGGCAAGACCCCGCCGGACATGGCCCACCTGCCTCTGAACGATCCCAAGACCTTCAAGCTGCTTTGCGATGGCCGCACCGAAGGCATCTTTCAGCTGGAAAGTTCGGGCATGCGTCAGGTGCTCATGGACCTCAAGCCATCCTGCTTCGAGGACGTGATCGCCCTGCTGGCCCTGTATCGCCCGGGACCGCTGGAAAGCGGCATGGTCACCACCTTCATCCGCTGCAAGCACGGCCAGCTCCCGGTGGAGTACCTGCTGCCCCAGTTGGAGCCGATTCTCAAGGATACCTACGGAGTCATCCTCTACCAGGAACAGGTCATGAAGATCGCCTCGGATCTGGCGGCCTACTCCCTGGGCGAGGCGGATATCTTGCGTCGGGCCATGGGCAAGAAAGACCCCCAGGTCATGGCCCAGCAACGCTCCCGGTTCATGCAGGGCGTGCGCCAGAACGGCCTGCCGGAGACCAAGGCGGCCCAGATTTTTGACCTGATGGAGAAATTCGCCGGCTATGGCTTCAACAAGTCCCATAGTGCCGCCTATGCGTTGATTTCCTACCAGACCGCCTTTCTCAAGGCCCACTTCCCCGTGGAATTCATGGCCGCCTTGATCAGCTCGGAAGTGGAAAATGCGGACAAGATTCTGCGCTACCTCAACGATTGCGGTGAAATGGACATCCCGATTCTGCCGCCGGACGTCAACCACAGCCAGGCCCGCTTCAGCGTCCAGGAGGACAACATCCGCTTTGGCCTGTCCGGGGTCAAGAACGTGGGGGACGAAGCCATCCGGGAGATTACCCAGGGCCGGGTTGAAGGTCCGTATCGCGGCCTTGCGGACCTTTGTCAGCGGGTCAACACCCGCAAGGTGACCAAGCGGGTTCTGGAATATCTGATCAAAAGCGGTGCCTTTGACTCCATTCACCCCGGACGAGCCCGGATGATGGCCGGCCTGGACATGGCCATGGCCACGGCCCAGAAACGGGCCAAGGAGAAGAGGCGTTCGCAGATGTCCCTGTTTTCCTGCCTGCCCGGCGGCGAAAGCAAGGCTCTGGAGATGGCTTGCGGCATCGATCCGGTCAGCGACGGGCCGGAGCCGGAATGGAGCGATGAGGAAAAATCCCGCTACGAGAAGGAAGCCCTGGGATTCTTCCTGACCAGCAACCCGCTGCGTCCGTTTCGGGAAGAGGCGCGACGTCTCGGAGTCCGCACGCTTCAGGAATGCCAGGAACTGCCCAAAAAAACCGAAGTGCGCCTGGGGGTCCTGATCACCGGGTTCAAGGAACACCAAACCCGCAAAGGGGACAAGATGGCATTTTGCCAGATAGAGGATCTCACCGGAATGGCCGAGGCCACCGTATTTCCGGATATCTATGGCCCGTCCAAGGAGTATTTCCAGAGCGATCGCCCCCTTCTCCTGGAAGCCCGGATCAGCGATTATGAGGGCCGCGCGGATGCCGGCGCGGAATCCGCACCCCAGCAGATCAAGCTGGAAGTGCTCCGGGTCAGTGCGCTCAGTGATGCCTGCGCCCGCAATGACCAGCCGGTGCACGTGCGCATCGAACGAAAAGACCTGGGCAAGGCCGATCTCCTGACACTGCAGCGGGTTTTTGAAAAACATGCCGGCCAAACGCCGGTCCGGGTCATCTTGGACCTGCCCGAAGGCAGATGCACCCTGCAGCTCGGGCCGCAGCACCAGGTTGCGCCTGGTCCGCAGTTCTGGAAAGACGTCACGGCATGGCACGATGCCGGACCTGCCGGAAACGCGACCACGAACCTCGGCGGGATGGTTTAAACGGCCATGCCTACCAGAATCTGGCGGTTGACCATCAACGACCATTTCAGTTCGGCGCACCAATTGCGCCACTACCAGGGAAAGTGCGAAACCCTGCACGGCCATAACTTCACGGTTCAGGTTCAGGTCCAGGGCCGGTCTCTCGATCCACGGCTGGGGATTGTCATGGACTTCAAGGAACTAAAGGCCCTGGTAAAGCAGGTCCTGGCCGAACTGGACCACCGCAACCTGAACGAAATGCCGGAGTTCAGTAAAATCAACCCTTCCTCGGAACATCTGGCCCGCCATATATATCACCGTCTGGCTGTGTTGCTGCCTGCTCCGGGGGTGACCATGCACAGCGTCTCCGTTGCCGAAGGCCCGAACACCATCGCCACGTACCTGGAGGAATGACGTGCGCCTGGTCATTCAGCGCGTCACGTCCGCTTCGGTGACGGTGGCGGGCGAGCCGGTGGCGGCCATTGACTTGGGGCTGCTGGTCCTGGTCGGATTCGGTCGTGAAGACGAGGTCGAACCAACCCCCTCGTCCATGCTGTCCCGGATGGCCCGCAAGCTGGCCCAGGTCCGGATCTTTCCCAATGAAACCGGGAGACTTGATCGGGACGTAGCTGATGTGGATGGCCGCATCCTGGCCGTATCCCAGTTCACCCTGCACGCCGACTGCCGCAAGGGCCGCCGCCCCTCCTTCCACCCGGCCGCGGACCCCACCCGGGCCGAGGCCCTGTTCACGGCCTTCATTGCCGAGTTGGAGTCCCTGCTGCCCAATCGGGTGGCCACCGGCCGTTTTGGCCGGGAGATGGACGTGGCCCTGCGCAACTGGGGGCCGGTGACCCTAATCTGGGACTCCCTGGACGCCTAGGGATATGGCTGTTACTGAAATTGTGGATGCAAACTGGCTGGTGCGGGCATCTTGCCTGTCCTCCCATTTTGACATGCCTTCTGCCCGCTCTTGCGAAACACAAACAACGGACGGGGCAAATACGATGCGTCCTCGATCTGCCAACTCCCTGAGAACTTGCATGCGAGAGTACCGTGACAAGCAAACGCCGGGACATGCTTGAAAACACGCCACAGGACATGGATACCCTGGTCAGGGTGATGATCGTGGACGACTCCTCGACGGTCCGCCACTACCTGGAGGCGATTCTCCAGGATGAGTACCAACTGGTTTCCTGCCGGGACGGGATAGAGGCCTTGGAGGAATACCGGGAGAACCGTCCGGAAATATGCATCCTGGATATGAACATGCCCCGGTTGGGCGGCCTGGAGGTCATCCGACACATCCGGAGAGAGGACGACGATCAGGACTTGTTTATTCTGGTGCTGACCTCGGAAGACTCGCTGGAACAAAAATCCGAGGCCCTGCACGAAGGAGCCAACGACTATCTGGTCAAACCCTTCGATGCCCTGGAAATGCTGGCCAGGGTCCGGGTCGCCGAACGTCAGGTTCGACTGAACCGCAGCCTGCGGAAAGCCTACGCAACCATGTACCGGGAGATCGAGGAGATCGCCCGGTTGCAGCGTCGCCTGCTGCCCACGGCAGCGCCTGGCCATCCAGGAATCACCATCCAAAGTCTTTACCTCCCTTCAGCTCAGGCCAGCGGCGATTATTTTGACTTCTTTTCCCTGCCCGATGGCGGATTGCGCGTGGTCATGGCCGACGTCAGCGGGCAC harbors:
- the dtd gene encoding D-aminoacyl-tRNA deacylase; the encoded protein is MRLVIQRVTSASVTVAGEPVAAIDLGLLVLVGFGREDEVEPTPSSMLSRMARKLAQVRIFPNETGRLDRDVADVDGRILAVSQFTLHADCRKGRRPSFHPAADPTRAEALFTAFIAELESLLPNRVATGRFGREMDVALRNWGPVTLIWDSLDA
- the queD gene encoding 6-carboxytetrahydropterin synthase QueD, whose translation is MPTRIWRLTINDHFSSAHQLRHYQGKCETLHGHNFTVQVQVQGRSLDPRLGIVMDFKELKALVKQVLAELDHRNLNEMPEFSKINPSSEHLARHIYHRLAVLLPAPGVTMHSVSVAEGPNTIATYLEE
- the dnaE gene encoding DNA polymerase III subunit alpha gives rise to the protein MSDFVHLHCHTEYSLLDGAIRIKDLCAKAKDFGMNSVAITDHGNLYGAITFYKTAKSFGLKPIIGCEVYVARNSRHDRDARSASQAGYHLVLLAQNETGYRNLIRLVSMGHTQGFHYKPRVDKEILAQCSEGLIALSACLKGEVPFKLRHEGFNVGLETARFYANLFPGRFYLELQANGLADQVILNQQLQELAEVTRLPLVATNDCHYLTAEDVQAHDILLCIQTNACETDQKRMRFDTKELYYRGPEEMENAFAHCPQALAATAEIAESCNLELTFNKPHFPAYSLPEGMTLEEELRRAASLGLDERLAKIQPGAEREVYSQRLATELDVICSKGFAGYFLIVQDFINWAKSRDIPVGPGRGSAAGSLVAYALRITDLDPIPYNLLFERFLNAERVSLPDIDVDFCFTRREEVLKYVSEKYGQDNVAQIITFGRMKARAAVRDVGRALGLKPAETDKIAKLVPGSLGMTIAKALEQEPDLKKLAENDPTVGRLIDISLRLEGLARHASTHAAGVVLSDRAMVEHVPLCVGKKKETVTQWDMKCVENVGLIKFDFLGLKTLTVIQNAVDLIRNGGKTPPDMAHLPLNDPKTFKLLCDGRTEGIFQLESSGMRQVLMDLKPSCFEDVIALLALYRPGPLESGMVTTFIRCKHGQLPVEYLLPQLEPILKDTYGVILYQEQVMKIASDLAAYSLGEADILRRAMGKKDPQVMAQQRSRFMQGVRQNGLPETKAAQIFDLMEKFAGYGFNKSHSAAYALISYQTAFLKAHFPVEFMAALISSEVENADKILRYLNDCGEMDIPILPPDVNHSQARFSVQEDNIRFGLSGVKNVGDEAIREITQGRVEGPYRGLADLCQRVNTRKVTKRVLEYLIKSGAFDSIHPGRARMMAGLDMAMATAQKRAKEKRRSQMSLFSCLPGGESKALEMACGIDPVSDGPEPEWSDEEKSRYEKEALGFFLTSNPLRPFREEARRLGVRTLQECQELPKKTEVRLGVLITGFKEHQTRKGDKMAFCQIEDLTGMAEATVFPDIYGPSKEYFQSDRPLLLEARISDYEGRADAGAESAPQQIKLEVLRVSALSDACARNDQPVHVRIERKDLGKADLLTLQRVFEKHAGQTPVRVILDLPEGRCTLQLGPQHQVAPGPQFWKDVTAWHDAGPAGNATTNLGGMV
- a CDS encoding PP2C family protein-serine/threonine phosphatase, coding for MTSKRRDMLENTPQDMDTLVRVMIVDDSSTVRHYLEAILQDEYQLVSCRDGIEALEEYRENRPEICILDMNMPRLGGLEVIRHIRREDDDQDLFILVLTSEDSLEQKSEALHEGANDYLVKPFDALEMLARVRVAERQVRLNRSLRKAYATMYREIEEIARLQRRLLPTAAPGHPGITIQSLYLPSAQASGDYFDFFSLPDGGLRVVMADVSGHGAKAAFIMSMVRTMVRFSGSPTQSLSGLVELLNEQLHRFIGEEGDFVTLFIADIGDDLSTLEYINAGHVPGMVLQHGSAPRTLPATMPALGIFPQKARPSAVDLEPDTILFFFTDGCYEWDVRPGTMFGLKRFIKHAARVIQQPDCNLNNLFAELGRPHSPPGSDDVSALRIHLGENKPNN